In Gemmatimonadaceae bacterium, the following are encoded in one genomic region:
- a CDS encoding oligopeptide transporter, OPT family produces the protein MRELTLRSVILGGIITLLVTAANVYLGLKVGLTFATSIPAAVISMAVLRLLPGGTILENNIVQTIASAAGTLSAIIFVLPGLVILGYWQGFPFVTTAAVCATGGILGVMFSVPLRRALVTGSDLPYPEGMAAAEVLRVGSSDAGGAEENQKGLRTIITSSLASVAVSLLIAMKLMVGEVSKYVRVGTGATGAATSLSFALIGVGHLVGLSVGMAMLTGLVISWAGLVPWFSQGAAGADAAAIAGGVFRAKARFIGAGTIGVAAIWTLLKIIGPIIAGIRGALAASAARGSGAELPLAERDLPIKQVATVIVLTMIPIAFLLWQFIADGPLASHATVLIAITVVYIMVAGIVIASVCGYMAGLIGASNSPISGVGILAVVGVSLMMVAFLGRSTVPSTTEAMVAYALFATAIVFGIATISNDNLQDLKTGQLVGATPWRQQIALVIGVLFGSLAIPGVLDLLNNAFGFAGAEGARPQALAAPQALLISALAKGVLGGDLDWPLLGLGAAIGVVIVLVDEMLGRARKLRLPPLGVGMGVYLPMSLTALIVVGSVIGTYYDKWADTQRDPETARRFGVLAATGLIVGESLFGVAFAGIVAATGSDSPLAVVGEGFEPVALWGGLAAFIGLVWWVYRQTRRAAVN, from the coding sequence ATGCGCGAACTCACCCTGCGATCGGTCATCCTCGGCGGCATCATCACGCTGCTGGTCACCGCCGCGAACGTCTACCTGGGGCTGAAGGTCGGCCTCACCTTCGCCACGTCGATCCCGGCGGCGGTGATCTCGATGGCCGTCCTGCGGCTCCTGCCCGGCGGCACGATCCTCGAGAACAACATCGTGCAGACGATCGCCTCCGCCGCGGGCACGCTCTCGGCGATCATCTTCGTGCTCCCGGGCCTCGTGATCCTCGGCTACTGGCAGGGGTTTCCGTTCGTGACCACGGCCGCCGTCTGCGCCACCGGCGGCATCCTCGGCGTGATGTTCTCGGTGCCGCTCCGGCGCGCGCTCGTCACGGGGTCCGACCTGCCGTACCCCGAGGGGATGGCGGCGGCCGAGGTGCTGCGGGTGGGCTCGTCGGATGCCGGCGGCGCCGAAGAGAACCAGAAGGGGCTGCGCACGATCATCACCTCGTCGCTGGCCTCGGTGGCCGTCTCGCTCCTGATCGCGATGAAGTTGATGGTGGGCGAGGTGAGCAAGTACGTCCGCGTCGGGACCGGCGCCACAGGCGCGGCGACCTCGCTCAGCTTCGCGCTGATCGGCGTGGGGCACCTGGTGGGGCTGTCGGTCGGCATGGCGATGCTCACGGGACTCGTCATCTCCTGGGCCGGGCTGGTGCCGTGGTTCAGCCAGGGCGCCGCCGGCGCGGATGCCGCCGCGATCGCGGGCGGGGTGTTCCGCGCCAAGGCGCGCTTCATCGGCGCCGGCACCATCGGCGTCGCGGCCATCTGGACCCTGCTCAAGATCATCGGGCCGATCATCGCGGGCATCCGCGGCGCGCTGGCCGCATCCGCCGCGCGCGGCAGCGGTGCGGAACTGCCGCTGGCCGAGCGTGACCTGCCGATCAAGCAGGTTGCGACGGTGATCGTGCTGACGATGATCCCGATCGCGTTCCTGCTCTGGCAGTTCATCGCCGATGGCCCGCTCGCGTCACACGCCACGGTGCTGATCGCGATCACGGTGGTGTACATCATGGTGGCCGGCATCGTGATCGCGTCGGTGTGCGGCTACATGGCCGGCCTGATCGGTGCGTCGAACAGTCCCATCTCCGGCGTCGGCATCCTGGCGGTGGTGGGCGTGTCGCTGATGATGGTCGCTTTCCTGGGTCGCAGCACGGTGCCGTCCACCACCGAGGCGATGGTGGCGTATGCTCTGTTCGCCACCGCGATCGTCTTCGGCATCGCGACGATCTCCAACGACAACCTGCAGGACCTGAAGACCGGCCAGCTCGTGGGCGCCACGCCGTGGCGGCAGCAGATTGCGCTGGTGATCGGCGTGCTGTTCGGCAGCCTCGCGATTCCCGGCGTGCTCGACCTGCTGAACAACGCCTTCGGGTTCGCCGGTGCGGAAGGCGCACGCCCGCAGGCGCTGGCGGCACCGCAGGCACTGCTGATCTCTGCGCTGGCCAAGGGCGTGCTGGGCGGTGACCTCGACTGGCCGCTGCTCGGACTTGGTGCCGCGATCGGCGTCGTGATCGTGCTCGTGGACGAAATGCTTGGCCGCGCCCGCAAGCTCCGGCTCCCGCCGCTGGGCGTGGGCATGGGTGTGTACCTGCCGATGTCGCTGACGGCGCTGATCGTGGTGGGGTCGGTGATCGGGACGTACTACGACAAGTGGGCCGACACGCAGCGTGATCCCGAGACGGCGCGGCGGTTCGGTGTGCTGGCCGCGACGGGGCTGATCGTGGGTGAGAGCCTGTTCGGTGTGGCCTTCGCCGGCATCGTGGCGGCGACGGGATCGGACTCGCCGCTGGCGGTGGTGGGCGAAGGGTTCGAGCCGGTGGCGCTCTGGGGCGGCCTGGCGGCGTTCATCGGGCTGGTGTGGTGGGTGTACCGCCAGACGCGCCGGGCAGCGGTGAACTGA
- a CDS encoding caspase family protein — translation MIGIDHYRNGIPALRTAVNDARRLGEVLASEHGYDIVSLLDEEATQARITAVLTQELPARLGPDDRVLFYFAGHGVARDGDEGPNGYLLPIDASRADDATFLDMPLVHDALLALPCRHMLVILDSCFSGAFRWSGVRDVDEEPGVVHQEKYERYVRDPAWQVITSASQDQKALDQLSSGALGSRPGDGAHSPFALALFDALHGAGDLVPRGTGDGLVTATELYLYVGEALQSAAIAAGREQTPRLWPLRKHDRGEFVFFVPGRDLALPPAPPLTFESNPWRGLGSYESADAPLFFGRGAEIASLTERIAAQSLTVVLGASGSGKSSLVKAGVVPALAAAGWQVAPIVRPGTAPLTALATALAPPGRSVQGATAETITALVAARFKAQPASRLLLVIDQFEELITLARRAGERERIIALLARLIAAHPGQLRVVITLRTDFEPNFDRAGLGEHWQQGRYVVPLMSRSSLRDVIEKPAEARVLYFDPSSLVETLLDEVVATPGPLPLLSFALSEMYIRYVQRKSSDRAITRADFDAVGGVVGALRSRAEAEHDSLDETARGTLRRVLLRLVTAEGTGIARRRASDAELAFADTAEQQRASAIVQRLVEARLLVQGREPDGERFVEPAHDALVRGWGRLAEWVRRENDAIFPLSQQQRLSRAAQDWQRAEGAGKRGLLWSDASRSAQLAPLVRRRAPWLNVTELAFAQRSVRGRRVALAGAAAAVLAIVVAGVVAVIGGRRASARAEQVRIASIVRSATALVNEDPLVATQLLGSIDSSMVRSADDATRLAILGAALELRRVPRVVATFENEAGIADAVVSADGQSLATAAKDGVVRVWPLSGGGAPLSLPRAADTVQVLQFSPDARQVAVGEANGRVTVWPLQPRGAPVALIGGTRGVQRLEFSADGRRLLVTYDSTNARVFAVDGSVPPSVIGTASEVVDLARWVDGDRQVVVINGDRAVEWWPSSGGAAPARTVRVAGDAIVALDVSRTGGTVALGTARGRMQVHDAVRGRLLRTFTPHGDAVFSLSLSSDGTQLASASADEEVRIMDVASGETQSRLRGTSDPVQSAAFARDGQRLILTSGTTFQARVWSGREGDALVPLAGHTNALVSELFMPRSDRVLTASEDGSVRLWELPVPRLYVAASAVGDTLDDVGAAGFSRDGRQLALGTRRGEISVVRLDDTARVRRVVDSANADLCALAFAPGDTEIDALRCDAEPVTSRLAGGTRRTSRAAAARRVVAADFAPRARRGLWLRDSAEVHVWDATSPARARVVRQASDRERRCAALSDDGERVAVCAVGGGIELASFVTGGAPVRIASRGTPTALAFNRAGTMLAIGHLDGSARLVSLTKADTGRVLLGQREPITRLEYSADDARLLTVSEDGSVMAWDAASATSLVRLRPRGIEVRSAHFTADGRRIVTLGFNQGEARLWNADGSGGSVALPGDGTLVTQALPSPDGRWVLTTTAGQTAELYPTDPEVALGPLRRSPVCLSASDRVRYLTERPRVAERRAGECRSSRRP, via the coding sequence GTGATCGGAATCGACCACTACCGTAACGGCATCCCGGCGCTGCGGACGGCTGTGAACGACGCCCGCCGGCTGGGCGAGGTGCTCGCCAGCGAGCACGGCTACGACATCGTCTCCCTGCTCGACGAGGAGGCAACGCAGGCGCGGATCACCGCCGTGCTCACGCAGGAGCTGCCCGCCCGCCTCGGCCCTGACGACCGGGTGCTGTTCTATTTCGCGGGACACGGCGTGGCACGCGACGGAGACGAGGGCCCGAACGGCTACCTGCTCCCCATCGATGCATCGCGCGCGGACGACGCCACCTTCCTGGACATGCCGCTGGTGCACGACGCGCTGCTGGCGCTGCCGTGCCGACACATGCTCGTGATCCTCGACTCCTGCTTCTCCGGCGCCTTTCGCTGGTCGGGGGTGCGCGACGTGGACGAAGAGCCCGGCGTGGTGCACCAGGAGAAGTACGAACGGTACGTGCGCGACCCCGCGTGGCAGGTGATCACCTCGGCGTCGCAGGACCAGAAGGCGCTCGACCAGCTCTCGTCCGGCGCCCTCGGCAGCCGTCCGGGTGATGGTGCACACTCACCGTTTGCACTGGCCCTGTTCGATGCGCTGCACGGTGCCGGTGACCTGGTGCCGCGCGGCACCGGGGACGGCCTCGTCACGGCCACCGAGTTGTACCTCTATGTCGGCGAGGCGCTGCAGTCGGCGGCGATCGCGGCGGGGCGCGAACAGACACCGCGCCTGTGGCCGCTGCGCAAGCATGATCGCGGCGAGTTCGTGTTCTTCGTGCCGGGACGCGACCTGGCACTGCCGCCGGCGCCACCACTCACCTTCGAGAGCAACCCCTGGCGCGGGCTCGGGTCGTACGAGTCCGCCGATGCGCCGCTGTTCTTCGGCCGCGGGGCGGAGATCGCGTCGCTCACTGAGCGAATCGCCGCGCAGTCGCTGACGGTGGTGCTCGGCGCGTCGGGCAGTGGCAAGTCGTCGCTGGTGAAGGCAGGCGTGGTGCCGGCGCTGGCGGCGGCGGGATGGCAGGTGGCGCCGATCGTGCGCCCGGGCACGGCGCCGCTCACGGCCCTCGCGACCGCGCTCGCGCCGCCGGGCCGGTCGGTGCAGGGGGCGACAGCCGAGACGATCACTGCCCTGGTCGCGGCACGCTTCAAGGCGCAGCCGGCGTCGCGCCTCTTGCTGGTGATCGACCAGTTCGAGGAATTGATCACCCTCGCGCGACGGGCTGGCGAACGCGAACGGATCATCGCCCTGCTCGCGCGCCTCATCGCGGCGCATCCCGGTCAGCTGCGCGTGGTGATCACGCTGCGCACCGACTTCGAGCCGAACTTCGATCGCGCCGGCCTCGGTGAGCACTGGCAGCAGGGACGCTACGTCGTGCCGCTCATGTCGCGCAGCAGCCTGCGCGACGTGATCGAGAAGCCGGCCGAGGCGCGCGTGCTGTACTTCGACCCGTCGAGCCTCGTGGAGACGCTGCTGGACGAGGTGGTCGCGACGCCGGGCCCGCTGCCGCTGCTTTCGTTCGCGCTCAGTGAGATGTACATCCGCTACGTGCAGCGCAAGAGCAGCGACCGCGCCATCACGCGCGCGGATTTCGACGCGGTGGGCGGTGTGGTTGGCGCGCTGCGATCACGCGCCGAGGCCGAGCACGATTCGCTGGACGAGACGGCGCGAGGCACGCTGCGTCGCGTGCTGCTGCGACTGGTCACCGCGGAGGGAACGGGCATCGCGCGTCGGCGGGCCAGCGACGCCGAGCTGGCCTTCGCCGATACCGCCGAGCAGCAGCGGGCGAGCGCCATCGTGCAGCGCCTGGTCGAGGCGCGCCTGCTGGTGCAGGGCCGCGAGCCCGATGGCGAACGCTTCGTCGAGCCGGCGCATGACGCGCTGGTGCGCGGCTGGGGGCGGCTGGCCGAGTGGGTGCGGCGGGAGAACGACGCGATCTTTCCGCTGTCGCAGCAGCAGCGGCTGAGTCGCGCCGCGCAGGACTGGCAGCGTGCCGAGGGGGCAGGCAAGCGTGGACTGCTGTGGAGCGACGCGTCGCGGAGTGCGCAGCTGGCGCCGCTGGTGCGTCGTCGTGCGCCGTGGCTGAACGTCACCGAGCTGGCCTTCGCGCAACGCAGCGTGCGCGGCCGGCGCGTTGCACTGGCCGGAGCGGCGGCCGCAGTGCTTGCGATCGTGGTGGCCGGAGTCGTCGCGGTCATCGGCGGACGGCGGGCCAGTGCGCGCGCCGAGCAGGTGCGCATCGCGTCGATCGTGCGCTCGGCGACGGCGCTGGTCAACGAGGATCCGCTGGTGGCGACGCAGCTGCTTGGCAGCATCGACAGCAGCATGGTGCGCAGTGCCGACGATGCCACGCGGCTGGCGATACTGGGCGCAGCGCTGGAGCTGCGTCGTGTGCCGCGTGTCGTGGCGACGTTCGAGAACGAGGCTGGGATCGCCGATGCGGTGGTGAGTGCGGATGGGCAGTCCCTCGCCACCGCGGCCAAGGATGGCGTGGTGCGGGTGTGGCCGCTGAGCGGTGGCGGCGCGCCGCTCTCACTGCCGCGGGCGGCGGACACGGTGCAGGTGCTGCAGTTCAGCCCCGATGCGCGGCAGGTCGCGGTGGGTGAGGCGAATGGTCGCGTGACGGTCTGGCCCCTGCAGCCGCGCGGCGCACCGGTGGCGCTGATTGGTGGCACGCGGGGGGTACAGCGACTGGAGTTCAGCGCCGACGGACGACGACTGCTGGTGACATACGACAGCACGAACGCGCGGGTGTTCGCCGTGGACGGGAGCGTGCCACCGAGCGTGATCGGCACGGCGTCCGAGGTCGTGGACCTGGCGCGATGGGTGGATGGCGACCGCCAGGTCGTGGTGATCAACGGCGACCGGGCGGTGGAGTGGTGGCCGTCCAGCGGCGGTGCCGCGCCGGCTCGCACGGTGCGTGTGGCGGGGGACGCGATCGTCGCGCTGGATGTCAGCCGCACTGGCGGCACGGTGGCGCTGGGCACGGCCAGGGGAAGGATGCAGGTCCACGATGCCGTGCGCGGCCGGCTGCTTCGCACGTTCACGCCGCACGGCGATGCGGTCTTCTCGCTCTCGCTGAGCAGCGACGGCACGCAGCTCGCCTCGGCATCGGCGGACGAGGAGGTGCGCATCATGGACGTGGCCAGCGGCGAGACGCAGTCGCGGTTGCGCGGCACCAGCGACCCTGTGCAGTCAGCGGCGTTCGCGCGGGACGGCCAGCGCCTGATCCTCACCAGCGGCACCACCTTCCAGGCGCGTGTCTGGAGCGGGCGGGAGGGCGATGCGCTGGTGCCGCTGGCGGGACACACCAATGCGTTGGTCTCGGAGCTGTTCATGCCGCGCAGTGACCGCGTACTGACGGCGTCGGAGGATGGCAGCGTGCGCCTGTGGGAGCTGCCGGTGCCACGACTGTACGTCGCGGCATCGGCCGTGGGTGACACCCTGGATGACGTCGGCGCCGCGGGATTCTCGCGGGATGGCCGGCAGCTCGCGCTCGGCACGCGGCGCGGCGAGATCTCGGTGGTGCGGCTGGACGACACGGCACGCGTGCGACGCGTCGTGGACAGTGCCAACGCCGACCTGTGCGCGCTGGCGTTTGCGCCCGGCGACACAGAGATCGACGCGCTGCGCTGCGATGCCGAGCCCGTGACGTCGCGGCTGGCTGGCGGGACGCGGCGCACGAGTCGCGCGGCGGCGGCGCGGCGTGTGGTGGCCGCCGACTTCGCGCCCCGTGCGCGGCGCGGGCTGTGGTTGCGTGACTCCGCGGAGGTCCACGTGTGGGACGCCACGTCACCGGCGCGTGCGCGCGTGGTGCGGCAGGCCAGTGATCGCGAGCGGCGCTGCGCCGCGCTCTCGGACGACGGTGAACGGGTTGCCGTCTGCGCCGTTGGCGGGGGCATCGAGCTCGCCTCGTTCGTGACCGGCGGGGCACCGGTGCGAATCGCCAGCCGCGGCACGCCCACCGCGCTGGCGTTCAATCGCGCCGGCACGATGCTCGCCATCGGGCACTTGGACGGCAGTGCGCGCCTCGTGTCGCTCACGAAGGCCGACACCGGTCGGGTGCTGCTCGGCCAGCGCGAACCGATCACGCGCCTCGAGTACTCGGCCGACGATGCGCGCCTGCTCACGGTGTCGGAAGACGGCTCGGTGATGGCGTGGGATGCGGCGTCGGCAACGTCGCTGGTGCGGCTGCGCCCGCGTGGCATCGAGGTACGGAGCGCGCATTTCACTGCCGATGGCCGCCGCATCGTGACCCTTGGATTCAATCAGGGCGAGGCGCGGTTGTGGAACGCCGATGGCAGCGGCGGGTCGGTGGCGCTCCCGGGGGACGGCACGCTGGTGACGCAGGCGCTGCCGAGCCCGGACGGGCGGTGGGTGCTGACCACGACCGCCGGCCAGACGGCGGAGCTGTACCCGACCGACCCGGAGGTGGCGCTCGGGCCGCTGCGCCGGTCTCCGGTGTGCCTGTCCGCGTCCGACCGGGTGCGGTACCTGACCGAACGCCCGCGGGTGGCGGAACGCCGGGCGGGGGAGTGCCGCTCCTCCCGGCGGCCGTAG
- a CDS encoding S8 family peptidase produces MPIDVYPDVINGFHAVLSPEVRDRLRRDPDVTAVIPNATVVALGEQIGPPWHLDRLDQRVMPLNNKYLFETTGKGVDVYVLDGAIDLTHSEFEGRAGILGNGGTDASVWARLQATQGKACQSHGTAVAGVLAGAQSGVAKSANLISVRVLDCNGKGNLDGIANAVEQVGRAIAAAKPRRAVLNFSVGVKRVPDAEPLFRRVFQNLDDAVIVAAAGNDNEDACFTLPAGIPEILTVGATTSKDLRRFDSNFGKCVDVFAPGDLILTTFPGGPIGKVGGTSYAAPIVSGIAARLLERYPAMSARDVVATILRIAVPQKVEGGSAPAALLACTDGMDDGKPGAVDKP; encoded by the coding sequence GTGCCGATCGACGTGTATCCGGATGTCATCAACGGCTTTCACGCCGTCCTCTCGCCGGAAGTCCGCGATCGGCTGAGACGTGACCCGGACGTCACCGCTGTCATCCCGAATGCCACGGTCGTCGCACTTGGCGAGCAGATCGGACCGCCATGGCACCTCGACCGCCTGGACCAGCGCGTGATGCCCCTCAACAACAAGTATCTCTTCGAAACCACGGGCAAGGGTGTCGACGTCTACGTCCTCGACGGTGCGATTGACCTCACCCACTCCGAGTTCGAGGGCCGGGCTGGGATACTCGGTAACGGCGGAACCGACGCGAGTGTCTGGGCCCGTCTCCAGGCAACCCAGGGCAAGGCCTGCCAGAGTCATGGCACCGCCGTGGCGGGCGTGCTTGCCGGCGCTCAGTCGGGGGTCGCGAAGAGTGCGAATCTCATCTCGGTTCGCGTGCTGGACTGCAACGGGAAGGGCAATCTGGACGGCATTGCGAACGCCGTCGAGCAGGTAGGCCGTGCGATCGCCGCCGCGAAGCCACGACGAGCCGTGCTCAACTTCAGTGTCGGCGTGAAGCGCGTGCCTGACGCGGAGCCGCTCTTTCGGCGGGTGTTCCAGAACCTGGACGACGCAGTGATCGTGGCGGCAGCGGGGAACGACAACGAGGACGCGTGCTTCACGCTGCCGGCCGGCATACCCGAGATCCTGACAGTGGGCGCCACGACCAGCAAGGACCTGCGCCGGTTCGACTCGAACTTCGGAAAATGCGTGGACGTGTTCGCACCGGGCGACTTGATCCTCACCACGTTTCCCGGTGGACCCATTGGCAAGGTCGGCGGCACATCCTACGCCGCACCCATCGTCTCGGGCATTGCCGCACGGCTGCTGGAACGGTATCCCGCGATGAGTGCGCGAGATGTCGTGGCGACCATCCTGCGCATCGCAGTCCCGCAGAAGGTTGAAGGAGGATCAGCCCCGGCGGCGCTCCTTGCCTGCACCGATGGGATGGACGATGGAAAGCCTGGTGCGGTGGACAAGCCGTGA
- a CDS encoding beta-lactamase family protein encodes MTHSYRPSHRMRLRGALAALLVLASSPLAGQRAPIAGIAGSTAAIAGSRVALGRKRTDVSAARLARLDTLLDAAVSDGSVTGAVGLVLRDGKVIYERAVGWSDRAGDRRMNTDAIFRIASQTKALTSVSILSLVEQGRLTLDDPVSRFIPSFANTSVLTAGFPQKVPARRAITIRDLLTHTAGISYGTDRQVAEEYRAKQLGPAAGWGWYTADKDEPVCTTMETLGTLPFVQQPGAAWVYGYNTDILGCVVERVSGVSLDEFIRTRITAPLRMADTHFFLPEGQRDRIATVYMSDSTRRSVRAPDGARGQGHYVEGPRRSFSGGAGLLSTAGDYARFLQMLLNGGILDGARILAPRTVELMTTNQVGTLYSTDGRGFGLGFSTVDRLGADGFKSVGSFGWGGAYGSSYTVDPEQRLVIVFMIQQMPNSSDLPSRFTNLVYQALVPRGR; translated from the coding sequence ATGACACATTCCTACCGTCCATCGCACCGCATGCGCCTGCGCGGCGCGCTCGCAGCCCTGCTGGTGCTGGCGAGTTCGCCGCTCGCCGGCCAGCGCGCGCCGATCGCCGGCATCGCCGGTTCGACGGCCGCCATCGCGGGCTCACGGGTCGCGCTTGGCCGCAAGCGCACCGACGTCTCCGCCGCACGACTCGCGCGCCTCGACACCCTGCTCGATGCCGCCGTGAGTGACGGCAGCGTCACCGGTGCCGTCGGCCTGGTGCTCCGCGATGGCAAGGTGATCTACGAACGCGCGGTCGGCTGGTCTGACAGGGCGGGCGACCGGCGCATGAATACCGATGCCATCTTCCGCATCGCGTCCCAGACGAAGGCGCTCACCAGCGTGTCGATCCTGTCGTTGGTGGAGCAGGGCCGGCTCACCCTCGATGACCCGGTGAGCCGCTTCATCCCGAGCTTCGCGAACACCTCCGTGCTCACCGCAGGTTTCCCGCAGAAGGTGCCGGCTCGCCGAGCCATCACCATTCGCGACCTGCTCACGCACACCGCCGGCATCTCGTATGGCACCGACCGGCAGGTAGCCGAGGAGTACCGCGCGAAGCAGCTCGGTCCGGCGGCGGGGTGGGGGTGGTACACGGCGGACAAGGACGAGCCGGTCTGCACCACCATGGAGACGCTTGGCACGCTGCCCTTCGTGCAGCAGCCGGGCGCCGCGTGGGTGTACGGCTACAACACCGACATCCTCGGCTGCGTGGTGGAGAGGGTGTCCGGCGTGTCGCTGGACGAGTTCATCCGCACGCGCATCACCGCGCCGCTGCGCATGGCCGACACGCACTTCTTCCTTCCGGAGGGGCAGCGCGACCGCATCGCCACGGTGTACATGAGCGACTCGACGCGCCGCAGCGTGCGGGCCCCTGACGGCGCGCGTGGGCAGGGACACTACGTGGAGGGGCCGCGGCGGAGCTTCAGCGGTGGCGCTGGGCTGCTCTCCACCGCTGGCGACTATGCGCGCTTCCTGCAGATGCTGCTCAACGGCGGCATCCTGGATGGTGCGCGCATCCTCGCACCGCGCACGGTGGAGCTGATGACCACCAACCAGGTCGGCACACTTTACTCCACCGACGGTCGCGGCTTCGGGCTTGGCTTCTCCACGGTGGACCGGCTTGGCGCGGATGGCTTCAAGTCGGTGGGGAGCTTCGGGTGGGGCGGGGCCTACGGGTCGTCGTACACCGTGGACCCGGAGCAGCGGCTGGTGATCGTGTTCATGATCCAGCAGATGCCGAACTCCAGCGACCTGCCGTCACGGTTCACGAACCTGGTCTACCAGGCGCTGGTGCCTCGGGGGCGCTGA
- a CDS encoding Uma2 family endonuclease yields the protein MAVAPDPPARMTAEQLFRYDLPGKRTELLRGHLVVRNPAGFWHGVVALRLATALQLWLRENPLGVVSGNDPGFVLKRGPDTVRAPDVAFVRADRVPEAPDRGFAELAPDLAIEVRSRGDRTRALDAKVRQWLAAGTRLVWVIEPVQKRARVFRLDGSVATLGHHDVLDGEDVLPGFRLALREVT from the coding sequence ATGGCCGTCGCACCGGACCCACCAGCGCGCATGACGGCGGAACAGCTCTTCCGCTACGACCTGCCAGGCAAGCGCACCGAGCTCCTGCGAGGGCATCTGGTGGTGCGGAATCCCGCCGGATTCTGGCATGGGGTCGTCGCGCTCAGGCTCGCCACCGCCCTCCAGCTGTGGCTCCGCGAGAATCCGCTCGGTGTGGTTTCCGGCAATGACCCGGGGTTCGTCCTGAAGCGCGGCCCGGACACCGTGCGTGCACCCGACGTCGCCTTCGTGCGTGCCGATCGCGTACCCGAGGCGCCGGACCGCGGCTTCGCCGAACTCGCCCCGGATCTCGCGATCGAGGTCCGCTCCCGAGGCGATCGCACCCGGGCACTGGATGCGAAGGTGCGGCAGTGGCTGGCGGCCGGGACACGCCTGGTCTGGGTGATCGAGCCGGTGCAGAAGCGGGCACGGGTGTTCCGTCTGGATGGGAGCGTCGCGACGCTGGGGCACCACGACGTGCTCGACGGGGAAGACGTCCTCCCCGGGTTCCGCCTGGCGCTGCGGGAGGTGACCTGA
- a CDS encoding Uma2 family endonuclease produces MTEPVHMTAERLARYDARGRRTELVRGRLVFREPAALWHGVIVARLSFELQSYLRANPIGTVAAGDPGFVLARAPDTVRAPDVAFIAAHRMPPPGNPGFDELAPDLAIEVRSPGDRIGTLRTKVRQWLRAGTRLVWVIDPGRALAHAYRADGSEQVFAATEALEGEDVLPGFSLPLHHLLAR; encoded by the coding sequence ATGACAGAGCCCGTCCACATGACCGCGGAACGCCTTGCCCGATACGACGCCCGGGGGCGCCGGACGGAGCTCGTGCGCGGACGACTCGTCTTCCGCGAACCGGCCGCACTCTGGCACGGTGTGATCGTGGCGCGACTGTCGTTCGAGCTCCAGTCCTACCTCCGCGCGAATCCCATCGGCACCGTGGCCGCCGGTGATCCGGGCTTCGTGCTGGCGCGTGCACCGGACACGGTGCGGGCGCCTGATGTGGCGTTCATCGCTGCGCATCGCATGCCGCCGCCCGGCAACCCGGGCTTCGACGAACTCGCGCCCGACCTCGCGATCGAGGTGCGCTCGCCGGGTGACAGGATCGGCACGCTGCGCACGAAGGTGCGCCAATGGCTGCGTGCTGGCACCCGGCTGGTGTGGGTGATCGATCCCGGACGGGCGCTGGCGCACGCGTATCGCGCAGACGGCTCAGAGCAGGTGTTCGCTGCCACCGAAGCGCTGGAGGGCGAGGACGTGCTCCCCGGCTTCAGCCTGCCCCTCCACCACCTGCTCGCGCGCTGA